The genomic interval TAGATAAATCATATGAAGATTTCCGTCAAGCCTATATAAATATATTTAATCGATGCGGTTTAAAATTTAGAGCTGTTTCTGCTGACAGTGGAAATATTGGTGGAAGTGAGTCCTGTGAGTTCATGGTTTTAAGTGAAATAGGGGAAGATACCATTGTATATTCTGATAAGTCAGATTTTGCATCTAATATTGAAGTTCATGATTTACCTGTTGGTGCCCCTAGTCCTGACGGTAACGGAACCATTTTACATGCAAAAGGCATTGAAGTAGGGCATATCTTTAAGTTAGGAACAAAGTATTCAAATGCAATGAAGGCACAATTTACAAATGAAGAAGGTATACGTGAAGATATTTTAATGGGATGTTATGGCATTGGTGTAAGCCGTGTATTAATGGCTATTATCGAGCAAAATAATGATGATAAAGGGATTATATGGCCAAAAGCCTTAGCACCATTCGATGTCCATATGATTGTTATAGACCCTAAAAATGAAAATCAAATGGCACTTGCTAATCAATTAGAAAAAGATTTAATGCAAAAACAGTTAGAAGTCTTAGTTGATGATCGTAAAGAACGTCCAGGTGTTAAATTTACTGAGTCAGATTTAATTGGTATTCCAATTAGAATTACGATAGGAAAAAATATTGATAAGGGCTTTGTTGAAGTAAAATTCCGTAATAAAGAAGAAAAAATTGAAGTTAAAATAGAAGAAATTATCTCTTTTATAGAAAATCATAGTAGATAAAAATAAATATATATCAATAAAAAAACTCATAGAATCAATTTTTGATTCTGTGAGTTTTTTAAGTGTGCCAGGCATGTCTATTAACTAGGTGGTGAAAGTCCACTACACGGGAAGATGACTAAAGTGTTAGCCAAGTACAAGGGCGCCTATTGCGAAGTAGGGTCTGAAGGAAGTAGGAGGCAAAATTTTGGCTCGAGGAACACGAATCACATCAGGCGGGTATTATGGATGAGTTTGCTTAACAAAACAAAGTCCGTAGTCATCAAAGCAATAATACACGTAAATGTGGCGAGTATATGAAATGAAAGTGAATAGACTTACCCTGGGAGATCTCATGGACACGTCACGAGCGTGGTTGAAAAAGATTTATCGTGAGAAGTCAGCAGAGCCATAGTAGGGTCCAAACCGAAGGGCGAAACAGTATGTTTAATTGTAAATGTAAATTATAAGACTATATGAACAGTAGAAAATCAGGATTACCTACCTAACTTCGATGGTATCGTAAGGAACCTAGGAGCCTTTAGGACAAACAGTATGGTCTTAACAATGAAAGGAGCAATTACTAATGGAAAATCTTCTAGAATTAATCTTAAGTAACTACAATTTAAATGAAGCCATCGCTAGAGTAGTGAAGAATAAAGGTGCTGCTGGAATTGATGGGATGAATGTTGAACAAGGAAGATTACATTTTATGAAACATGGTGATGAAATTAAAAGAGCCATAAGAAATAGAAAGTATAAACCTAACCCCGTTAGGAGAGTAGAAATACCAAAACCTGATGGTGGGGTAAGACTACTAGGAATACCAACGGTTATAGATAGAATCATTCAACAAGCCATTAATCAAGTGCTATCACCAATATTTGAGAAACAATTTAGTGACTCTAGTTTTGGATTTAGACCAAATCGAGGTTGTCATATGGCAATTGAGAGAAGTTTAATGTATTTAAATGATGGTTACAAAGTAATAGTTGATACGGATTTAGAGAAATTCTTTGATAAGGTTAACCATGATAAACTCATGCAAATATTATCTTTAACAATTAAAGATAGTGATTTAATGAGTTTGATAAGGAAATATCTAGTTAGTGGTATCATGATAAATGGAGTCGTAATAGATAGTGAGGAAGGAACACCACAAGGAGGACCATTAAGTCCATTATTATCAAATATCATGCTTAATGAACTAGATAAAGAGTTAACTAAAAGAGGATTAAGATTTGTACGATATGCCGATGACTGTAATATATATGTAAAAAGTATACGTGCAGGACAAAGAGTAATGGAGAGTATAACTAACTTTATTGAAAAGAAGTTAAAACTCAAAGTTAATCAGAGTAAAAGCAAAGTAGATTACTGTAATAAAGGAATCAAATTTTTAGGCTTTGGCTTTTACTACAATCCCAGGCACAGACAAGTTAGAATCAAAGTACATCCAAAATCAATTAAAAGAATAAAAGAAAAGATTAAGAAATTAACATCTAGAAGATGGAGTATCAGTTTAGATTATCGGTTACTCAAAATAAAACAACTTATAACAGGTTGGGTTAATTAATATAAAGTAGCCGATATGAAATGGTTATTGAT from Mycoplasmatota bacterium carries:
- the proS gene encoding proline--tRNA ligase codes for the protein MKQSLLFIPTLRDNPKEAEIISHKYMLRAGYIKQIAAGIYTYLPLALRSLKKVEQIIREELDAIGAGELLMPALQPSELWIESGRWNQYGDTLMRMKDRHEREFALGPTHEEVVTYIIKDVLNSYKKLPITLYQIQTKFRDELRPRFGLMRGREFIMKDAYSFHSTKTSLDKSYEDFRQAYINIFNRCGLKFRAVSADSGNIGGSESCEFMVLSEIGEDTIVYSDKSDFASNIEVHDLPVGAPSPDGNGTILHAKGIEVGHIFKLGTKYSNAMKAQFTNEEGIREDILMGCYGIGVSRVLMAIIEQNNDDKGIIWPKALAPFDVHMIVIDPKNENQMALANQLEKDLMQKQLEVLVDDRKERPGVKFTESDLIGIPIRITIGKNIDKGFVEVKFRNKEEKIEVKIEEIISFIENHSR